The Candidatus Tumulicola sp. region CCGCGGTCCAGCGCTGTAGCGCGAGGGTCGCCTTCCAAGGATTGCGTTCGTTTTTTACGACCGTACCGGCAATGCGGCGAACCTCGGTATCGTCGGACTGTAACAGTGCGTTGGGCGTCAGGAACGGCTGCAGAGCGGCCGCGGCTGGTTCCGGCGCTGCCGTCACTGCGCCGGGCGCGATTCGGCGTACCCGCAACACAACGTACCTCGGCGTCTTTTCGAGGACCGTTTGATTGCCGGCCGAGAAGTCGGGCCAACCCAAACTCGGATTGCGTGCGATGATCTTGAGCGTAATTGCTTGCATCATTCGTTGTTGCGGAAGGCGGATGTTCGAGGTTACGATCGAGCGCGTAAAGGTTTCAGACGGGATGTCCGCTGCCGAAATTGCCGGCGCAATGGCTGCCGCGGGCAAACGCAACGCTTCGATTTCACCGAGCGGACTTGCCATGGTTTGACGCACCATCCATCCCGACGCATCCAGCCACATCATCGATGGCGCCGGCATAGCGCTCATCCGTTGCTCGACTTTGACGGCGGACGTGCCTTCTACGGCATCGTTTGCCGAGACGACCGTGTCGGACACCGTTAGGACGTTACCGAATTGTGGGCTGAACGTTTGGTACGCAAACATGTCGCCTGCGAGACGTAAGCGCTGCACGGCTTGCCGCTTGGCGGCGTCCGGCCCGGCCAGCGACCCTTGAAACGAGAGCCGGCGGTCGTACGAATGGCCACCTGCAATCGTCGTGACGCGAATGGACTGTCCGGCGACGACGGCGTGGACGACCGTGGGTTGTCGCGAACTCGACGACGTACTGTCGACCGCTAGCAGATCGCCCGATGGGGATTCGCAATACACATCCGTGCTCTTGAGCTCCAGCTTGGTACCGAGCCGGTTAAACACCATGTCGGAATCGATCGTCGTTATGACGTTTCCGCTCGCGTCCACGCGGCGCTTCTCACCGTAGGTTCCAATCGTCTGCCCGCCCATGCGGTAGACGGCACCGATCGCGGTTTCCACCGGCGAGGGTCGGGCGGTGCTCGCAGCGGCGACCATATTGAGCGCGAGCAAAGCAGCGTGAATCATCGAGAGGCTCCTAACGTGGCAGTTGCGGTGTACGCTCCCAATCGTCTCGACGACGCGAGAAACGTTACGCTCGACGCGGAGATATAATTTCTTTTGCGTACTATGTAATACTATCGCCGTTCGTGAGACAGCCGGTGTGAGGTACACTGTAATCGCCGAGTCAACCGAGCAACACTTCACCGACCTCGTCGAAGAATTTCGAGGAGGTTTGACGCGCCTCGCAGCCTCGTACGAACCGCTGCCGCAAGCCCGTGAAGACCTGCTACAGGATATCTACATGGCGCTGTGGGTTGCGTTGCCGAAGTGGCGAGGTGAGGCGTCGTTGCGAACGCTCGTCTACCGGATCGCGCACAATCGCGCGTTGACGCACGTCTGGAAAAGAAAGCGGCGCGGGACACCAGAGACGATCGACGATGTGACCTTGCCGGACGATACGCCGGGGCCCGAACAAACGGCAATCGCCGCGGCCGATCGAGACCGGCTCGTCGACGTAGTGCGAGCGTTGCCGTTGGCGCTTCGACAACCGATGCTGCTAGCGCTCGAAGACCTTTCGCATTCCGAGATGTCTGCGGTACTCGGGATCACCGAGAACAATGTTGCAGTCCGCTTAAGCCGCGCACGCGCGTTACTGCGCGAACGCATGATGAGGAGTTAAGCCGTGACCGATCGCGAGATGCAAGCGTGGCGCGACGCATGGTCTGACGTAGATGCGCCCGATCTTGGCGAAACGACGGCCAACATCGCAAAACTACTCCAACGGCATCGGCGGCTCGCCGCGCTGCGTCTGGGCGGAAACCTTGCTTTCGCCGCCGCGCTGCTGGCGGGCAGTTTTGCGTTCGCGGAGCGAGTCCAGCAGCCGGAAATGATTTTTTGGGCCGTCGCGGTTTGGATCGCGACGCTCGCCACGCTGGCATTGGCGTTAGAAGCGTGGCGCAAAGAACAACCGCACGACGCGGAAACGGTCGCCGGTTTCACCGGCTTCTATCGAAGTACGGCCATCGCCGATCGCTGGAAAGCGCGTAGCGGGGCGACGCTGCTGGCGGTCTTGTTTACCGTTTCGGCGGCGTGGCTCACCGTCGACCTGGTACTGGGGCGAATCGGCGGCGGCCACTACGCCGTCGTTCTCACAATCGAGGTCGTGGTCTGCGCCATTTGGGCGTTCGCATTCGAACGCATGTGGCGGCGTGCGACCGTCGTGTTAGAGCGCTCGAGCGACGAAGCGATACCCTAGCTTATGCTTCCGGCAGATCCCAGAGCAATATCTCGCCGCAGCCACGGACGTCGATCGACGGAATATCGTACATCCGCACGGCGTCTCCAGCCGCAACGTCCTTGCCGTTGACGGTCACCGCGCCCTCGGCCAGGTACAAAAAGCCGCGCCGTTTCGGGGCGAACGAAGACGTGACCGATCCATCATCGAGCCGCGCGACCGAAAACGTTGCGTCGGCGGTGATGCGAATCGGCGCATCGCTCGACGGATCGCCACTCACCGCGCGTAGCCACATATTCTCGCGAGCGGCCGCCTCGAATTGACGTTGGCCGTAGGACGGCTTGGCGCCCAGCGTTCCGGGCACGATCCACATTTGTACCAGGCGCAGCGGCCTGTCCGAACTGTGATTGAACTCGCTGTGCTTCACGCCCGTTCCGGCGCTCATATACTGCACGCCGCCGGGACCGACGACGCCGCGGCTGCCGGTGCTGTCTTGATGCAGCAGCTCCCCCGTCAGCACGTAGGTAACGATCTCCATGTCCTTGTGCGGATGCGGCGGGAAGCCCGCACCGGCTGCGATCGTATCGTCGTTGAGCACGCGCAAAGCGCCCCAGTTGACGTTATTTGGATCGAAGTACTCGGCGAAGCTGAACGAGTGGTACGTCTGCAGCCAGCCATGATCGAAGAACGCCCGTTGGTCGGAGCGTTGAATTGCAAAAACTGGTTCGGTAAGGATCGCGCTCATATAGGCATACAACCGGCGGGGGGCGCGCTGTGGTTGCGAGGAGCGTCGCGCCCTCCCGGCCAAGCCCGCCGCGTGGTCGCCGCTTACATCCAGTACTGGCGCATCAGCCTGCTGACGATTCTCGAGTACCGGGCAAACTTCGTGATGTGGTTCTTCTTCACGATCGCCTACCACGGCGTAGCGCTCGGCGCGCTCTACGTGACGATGCGGCAGTTTCCGTCCATGAACGGCTGGGACTTCAGGCAGATGTTCTTTCTCTACGCGCTCTGGATGGCCGGCCACGAGCTGCACAATCTGCTTTTTTTTACGATCGTCAGCGTGCCCGAATATATCCGTGAGGGACGCTTCGACCGGTTTTTAATCCGGCCGCTCGACACGCTCTTTCAAGTGATTACCGTCCCGCAGCAAATCTCACCCGACGGCATGATTCTCGGCATCGTCACGCTATGTGTCGCCACCGCGGTAGCGGGCGTGCGCGTCGACTGGCTGTTCGTGCTGTTCGTTCCGCTTATCGTGGCCGGCGGAGCGATGATCGACCTTGGCATCTCGCTGGCGGTCGCGACGATGGCCTTCTGGTTCATACGAATCGACACGTTGCGTTGGGTCGCAATGTCGCTCGAACAGGACTTCACGCGCTATCCAATCAGCATCTATACGCGCGGCGTGCGCATCGTGCTGACCTACCTACTCCCGTTCGCGTTTATGAACTACTACCCGGCAACGTATTTCTTACAGAAAAGCGATCCGGGATTGCACCTCAACGCTGCGGTCGGATTGCTGACACCAGCCGTCGGCGTGGTTTGGGTGGCCGCAGCCTACGCGTTTTGGCGCGTTGGACTGCGGCATTATCAGGGCACCGGATCCTAACGAAGCCCGAAGCGCTTCGGACGGACGTCTACGCCGGTTCGATCGTGACGGTTTTCATCGCGTCGCCGCGCTTGATCGCATCCAGCGCTTCGAATCCGTCGGTCATTTTTCCGAACACCGTGTATTGGCCGTCGAGAAAGCGTGCGTCGCCCAAGCAGATATAAAACTGCGATCCGGCGCTGTCGGGATCCGACGTGCGCGCCAT contains the following coding sequences:
- a CDS encoding ABC-2 family transporter protein codes for the protein MVAAYIQYWRISLLTILEYRANFVMWFFFTIAYHGVALGALYVTMRQFPSMNGWDFRQMFFLYALWMAGHELHNLLFFTIVSVPEYIREGRFDRFLIRPLDTLFQVITVPQQISPDGMILGIVTLCVATAVAGVRVDWLFVLFVPLIVAGGAMIDLGISLAVATMAFWFIRIDTLRWVAMSLEQDFTRYPISIYTRGVRIVLTYLLPFAFMNYYPATYFLQKSDPGLHLNAAVGLLTPAVGVVWVAAAYAFWRVGLRHYQGTGS
- a CDS encoding pirin family protein; the encoded protein is MSAILTEPVFAIQRSDQRAFFDHGWLQTYHSFSFAEYFDPNNVNWGALRVLNDDTIAAGAGFPPHPHKDMEIVTYVLTGELLHQDSTGSRGVVGPGGVQYMSAGTGVKHSEFNHSSDRPLRLVQMWIVPGTLGAKPSYGQRQFEAAARENMWLRAVSGDPSSDAPIRITADATFSVARLDDGSVTSSFAPKRRGFLYLAEGAVTVNGKDVAAGDAVRMYDIPSIDVRGCGEILLWDLPEA
- a CDS encoding transglutaminase-like domain-containing protein, giving the protein MIHAALLALNMVAAASTARPSPVETAIGAVYRMGGQTIGTYGEKRRVDASGNVITTIDSDMVFNRLGTKLELKSTDVYCESPSGDLLAVDSTSSSSRQPTVVHAVVAGQSIRVTTIAGGHSYDRRLSFQGSLAGPDAAKRQAVQRLRLAGDMFAYQTFSPQFGNVLTVSDTVVSANDAVEGTSAVKVEQRMSAMPAPSMMWLDASGWMVRQTMASPLGEIEALRLPAAAIAPAISAADIPSETFTRSIVTSNIRLPQQRMMQAITLKIIARNPSLGWPDFSAGNQTVLEKTPRYVVLRVRRIAPGAVTAAPEPAAAALQPFLTPNALLQSDDTEVRRIAGTVVKNERNPWKATLALQRWTAANMRFDLGISIVPASEVVNDRRGTCFGYSILLGSLARAAGIPSRVRIGLVYAGGIWGGHAWDEVRIGDRWTPIDAALYAPGPADAARFSVYTSSLDSGTLDGLGGLGQILGNVDIRILDYTVDGTTTAVPANAKPYSIAGNAYDNRWLGLSVRKPEGFAFAGLGAHWPQTMVVAMRAPDGREIEIHDESVSLPASTNDRNQLFKSAGISAAPASRRIAGHDVLIAEARNVRAVLLEYRGTIWLVKATGAHMQALVDRVVASMIVAHRVVGEPRS
- a CDS encoding sigma-70 family RNA polymerase sigma factor, whose product is MRYTVIAESTEQHFTDLVEEFRGGLTRLAASYEPLPQAREDLLQDIYMALWVALPKWRGEASLRTLVYRIAHNRALTHVWKRKRRGTPETIDDVTLPDDTPGPEQTAIAAADRDRLVDVVRALPLALRQPMLLALEDLSHSEMSAVLGITENNVAVRLSRARALLRERMMRS